The Terriglobales bacterium region TTCGACGGGTCGCGCGGATAGCGGAACACCACGATGTCGCCGTGATGGATGGCCTCCAGCCGGTATACGAATTTGTTGATGAAAATGCGCTGCTGGTCTTCCAGGCTGGGCAGCATGCTGTTGCCTTCCACCTTCACCGGCTGGTACAGGAACAGGATGATGAAGGCGGCAATACCGCAGGCGATCAGCAGGTCGCGCACCCACGTCTGCCACACAGACCTCGGCGCCGCTGCGTGCTCGGCTGCGGGCTGGCTTTTGTCCGTGAGCATGCTGTCCTGTTCCGCTCCGATTTTAGATGAATCCGGCCGCACAAAGGTAATCCCGAGGGCGTGAACCCTTGGTAACCCTTCCGCTTTCTCCGCCATCCAACGCTAGGGTAGAATAGCGGTGGAGCTCTCATGAGACGAATCCTGACGCTTGCATTTGTGGCTTTGGTGACCGCGGCCACTTCGGCCCAGTGGGTCAGCCAGGCCTCCGAGATTCCTGCCTACCACACCCAGCCTCCCGCGAAGAGCGCAAAACTCCCGCCCATCCTTCCCGCGGCGGAGCGGGTCGGCGAGGGTTTCCGCTTCCCGTTCCAGGCCCGTTCTTACGAACTGGCCGAGAAGCACAGCCGTGTGCTCTACCAGCAGCCCTGCTATTGCTTCTGCGACCGCAGCATCGGTCACGGCAGCCTGCGCTCCTGCTTTGAGAGCGCCCACGGCGCTCACTGTGCCACCTGCATGAAGGAGGTCTTCTACACCCATCAGATGGTGCAGAAGAAGAAGACCGCGGCCCAGATCCGCGAAGGCATCATCCGTGGGGACTGGCAGCAGATCGACCTCCAGCAGGAAGGTTCCACTCCGTAGCATTGCACCGTCTCTGGTGCAGTTGACGCATTCGTCAGTTGCGCGTATAAGGGCTGCTTCATTGGTTCTTGGTCCGGTGCTGCCGGTTGTTTTCCACAGATGTGCACAGGGGCCTTGCAATCCCTTCCCCACGGAAAGCGTTAGTGATGAAACGAAAAGGCGCAGCAAAGCTCAAGCGTTCCGCAGCTAAGCGAAAGAAAAGAAAGGCGTCTGCGCGGACCGCGAGCTTCGTTCAATCCGCTCGACCGCAGCCTTTACGGCATGTGGCCCAGCTGGACGACCCTGCGCTCACCCAGCTTGTGGAAAACTACGAAGCCGGCTTGAAGGCCATGCAGGAGCACAAGTTCGAGCGGGCGAAAGCGCTGTTGGAGAAGGTCGTGAAAGGCCCCAGCCGGGAATTGGCGGATCGGGCCGCGGTGCATCTGAACACCTGCAACCAGCACCTGGCGCGCACTGGAACCAGCTTCAAGACGCCAGAGGAGCACTACGACTACGCCATTTCCCTCATGAACTCCGGCAGCTACCCGGAAGCCCGCAGCCATCTGGAGAAGATCCTCAAGCAGCA contains the following coding sequences:
- a CDS encoding PCYCGC motif-containing (lipo)protein; this encodes MRRILTLAFVALVTAATSAQWVSQASEIPAYHTQPPAKSAKLPPILPAAERVGEGFRFPFQARSYELAEKHSRVLYQQPCYCFCDRSIGHGSLRSCFESAHGAHCATCMKEVFYTHQMVQKKKTAAQIREGIIRGDWQQIDLQQEGSTP
- a CDS encoding tetratricopeptide repeat protein, whose amino-acid sequence is MAQLDDPALTQLVENYEAGLKAMQEHKFERAKALLEKVVKGPSRELADRAAVHLNTCNQHLARTGTSFKTPEEHYDYAISLMNSGSYPEARSHLEKILKQHPKADYAVYGLSVLDCLAGRVEDSLRSLDRAIRMNAANRLQARNDPDFQNLFDDPRFTELLYPEEGVEAPPSVPAEGRRR